In a single window of the Blastopirellula retiformator genome:
- the tuf gene encoding elongation factor Tu has translation MAKDVFERTKPHVNVGTIGHIDHGKTTTTGAILAVQAAKGLAKNKAYSDIAKGGTVRDATKTVTIAVAHVEYETDTRHYAHIDCPGHADFVKNMITGAAQMDGAILVVSAADGPMPQTKEHVLLARQVGVPYIVVFLNKCDLVDDEELLDLVELEVRELLSKYEFPGDDCPVIRGASLPAYNSPADPDASKCISELMDALDSYIPEPAREADKPFLMAIEDVFSIEGRGTVATGRIERGVVKVGEEVSIIGLNDTPTKTTVTGIEMFNKILQEGYAGDNVGCLLRGVKREDISRGQVLAKPGSITPHTKFEAEIYCLSKEEGGRHTPFFSGYRPQFYFRTTDVTGTANLIGAEMCMPGDNVRIEVELHKPIAMDDGVRFAIREGGRTVGSGVVTKILA, from the coding sequence ATGGCCAAGGACGTATTTGAAAGAACTAAGCCGCACGTCAACGTCGGCACTATCGGCCACATTGACCATGGCAAAACGACCACGACCGGCGCCATCCTCGCCGTCCAGGCGGCCAAGGGTTTGGCGAAGAACAAGGCGTACTCCGATATCGCCAAGGGCGGTACCGTTCGTGACGCGACGAAGACCGTGACCATTGCGGTCGCCCACGTCGAGTACGAAACCGACACTCGTCACTACGCTCACATCGACTGCCCGGGCCACGCTGACTTTGTGAAGAACATGATCACCGGCGCCGCCCAGATGGACGGTGCGATTCTGGTCGTGTCGGCTGCTGACGGTCCGATGCCGCAGACGAAGGAGCACGTTCTGCTGGCTCGTCAGGTTGGCGTGCCGTACATCGTGGTCTTCCTGAACAAGTGCGACCTGGTCGACGACGAAGAGCTGCTGGATCTCGTCGAGCTGGAAGTTCGCGAACTGCTCAGTAAGTACGAATTCCCCGGCGACGATTGTCCGGTGATTCGCGGCGCTTCGCTGCCGGCTTACAACAGCCCGGCCGATCCGGATGCCAGCAAGTGCATCTCGGAACTGATGGACGCCCTGGACTCGTACATTCCGGAACCGGCTCGCGAAGCTGACAAGCCGTTCCTGATGGCGATCGAAGACGTCTTCTCGATCGAAGGTCGCGGTACCGTCGCCACCGGTCGTATCGAACGCGGCGTCGTCAAGGTTGGTGAAGAAGTTTCGATCATCGGCCTGAACGATACCCCGACCAAGACCACGGTCACCGGTATCGAAATGTTCAACAAGATCCTGCAAGAGGGTTATGCGGGCGACAACGTCGGCTGCTTGCTCCGCGGCGTCAAGCGTGAAGACATTTCGCGCGGCCAGGTGCTCGCCAAGCCGGGTTCGATTACCCCGCACACCAAGTTTGAAGCGGAAATCTACTGCTTGTCGAAGGAAGAAGGCGGTCGTCACACCCCGTTCTTCTCTGGTTATCGCCCGCAGTTCTACTTCCGTACGACCGACGTGACTGGTACCGCCAACCTGATCGGCGCCGAAATGTGCATGCCGGGCGACAACGTTCGCATTGAGGTCGAGCTGCACAAGCCGATCGCGATGGACGACGGCGTTCGCTTCGCGATTCGCGAAGGCGGCCGCACCGTTGGTTCGGGCGTCGTTACGAAGATTCTCGCCTAA
- a CDS encoding sigma-70 family RNA polymerase sigma factor — protein MNTNYKSESLRRFRDQQVRFAPRDKKVDQANRAERLLGEIDPKKTYPYEYLFFRITDFRPDDNPQGTVEGAETQHDLRLFVEDLSDSADIPVELAGEEVLTVEELSHKFNVSTKTISRWRAQGLVSRRFLFEGRKRVGFLKSSVERFVRNNSDRIERGRQFSQLTEEEKDEIIERARRLARAGGGPSEVARRIATRMGRSVETIRYTLKNYDEKNSETAVFPRSTGPLSDDAKEGIFQAYRDGTSVDRLAERYHRTKNSVYRVVNEVRATHIEELPLDCIYNEVFEDASMEEEILGPLPVAETATRRTRPPSGLPSYLASLYEAPLLTREQEYHLFRKFNYLKFKAAKLRDEVEASKAKASVMDEIERLYDAAVEVKNQIVQSNLRLVVSIAKRHLGAAEEFFELVSDGNMSLIRAVEKFDYSRGNKFSTYCSWAIMKNFARTIPVEFKHRDRFRTSLDELFQGRVDNRSDQYEQESLQQQREVQIQGILNRLDEREQKIIIRRYGLDHDHEPQTLKEVGAELGVTKERIRQIEARALNKLRVAAQEAKLDLPEVN, from the coding sequence GTGAATACGAACTACAAATCTGAAAGCTTGCGACGTTTTCGCGACCAACAGGTCCGATTCGCGCCGCGCGATAAAAAAGTGGATCAGGCCAATCGGGCCGAACGCCTGCTGGGCGAAATCGACCCGAAGAAGACCTATCCGTACGAATATCTCTTTTTCCGCATTACCGACTTCCGTCCGGATGACAATCCGCAAGGAACGGTCGAAGGCGCCGAAACGCAGCATGACCTGCGGCTGTTCGTCGAAGACCTGTCCGATTCGGCCGACATTCCGGTGGAACTGGCCGGCGAAGAGGTCTTGACCGTCGAAGAATTGAGCCACAAGTTCAACGTTTCGACCAAGACGATTTCTCGTTGGCGGGCTCAAGGGCTGGTCAGTCGTCGCTTCCTGTTTGAAGGACGCAAGCGGGTCGGTTTTCTGAAAAGCAGCGTCGAACGGTTTGTGCGGAATAACTCCGACCGAATCGAACGGGGCCGTCAGTTCAGTCAGCTGACGGAGGAGGAGAAGGACGAAATCATCGAACGTGCCCGACGTCTGGCTCGCGCCGGCGGCGGTCCTTCGGAAGTTGCCCGGCGAATTGCGACCCGCATGGGCCGCAGCGTCGAGACGATTCGTTACACGCTGAAAAACTACGACGAGAAGAACTCGGAGACCGCGGTCTTCCCGCGTTCGACCGGTCCGCTGAGCGACGACGCCAAGGAAGGAATCTTCCAGGCCTATCGCGACGGCACGTCGGTTGATCGTTTGGCCGAGCGGTATCACCGAACCAAGAACAGCGTTTACCGCGTGGTGAACGAAGTTCGCGCGACCCACATCGAAGAGCTTCCGCTCGACTGCATCTACAACGAAGTGTTTGAAGATGCGAGCATGGAAGAAGAGATCTTGGGCCCGCTGCCGGTGGCGGAAACGGCGACTCGCCGGACCCGTCCGCCGTCTGGTTTGCCGTCGTACCTAGCGTCGCTGTACGAAGCTCCGCTGTTGACGCGTGAGCAGGAATATCACCTGTTCCGTAAGTTTAACTATCTGAAGTTCAAAGCGGCCAAGTTGCGTGACGAAGTCGAAGCCAGCAAGGCTAAGGCGAGCGTCATGGACGAGATTGAACGCCTGTACGACGCCGCGGTCGAAGTGAAGAACCAGATCGTGCAGTCGAACCTGCGTCTGGTCGTGTCGATCGCCAAGCGTCACCTCGGCGCCGCCGAAGAGTTTTTTGAACTGGTCAGTGACGGCAACATGTCGCTCATTCGAGCGGTCGAAAAGTTCGACTATTCGCGCGGTAACAAGTTCAGCACGTACTGCAGCTGGGCGATCATGAAGAACTTCGCTCGTACGATTCCGGTCGAGTTCAAACATCGCGATCGATTTCGCACCAGTTTGGACGAACTGTTCCAAGGTCGGGTCGATAATCGCAGCGACCAGTACGAGCAAGAATCGTTGCAGCAGCAACGTGAAGTTCAGATCCAGGGGATCTTGAATCGGCTCGATGAACGCGAGCAGAAAATCATCATCCGCCGCTACGGTCTGGACCACGATCACGAGCCGCAAACGCTCAAAGAAGTGGGCGCCGAACTGGGCGTCACCAAAGAGCGGATTCGCCAGATCGAAGCCCGAGCGCTCAACAAGTTGCGCGTCGCCGCGCAAGAGGCGAAGCTCGATTTGCCGGAAGTGAACTAA